TAGGCCGCGTCCTCCGGGAAGACGTCAACCGGCAGCGCGTGCTGGTTGCCGCCGAGTATCTTGCGCTCGCTGAGTTCGGACAGGGCGCCGTCGCGCATGTAGCAATGGCCGGTGAGAATCAGCGCCTCGCCGGGCCGCAAGGCGCGTCGCCCGGCCTCCGCCGCGTCGGCGTAGACCCGGCGCACCCCCTCGACCAGCGGGTCGGCGCCGGCGGCGATCTCCTCCTCGCCCAGCGGCGGGAGATCGGCGGGGCGGAGGTAGGGCACCGCGACGCAGCGCGCGGCGACCGTTCCGTCGCGGCCGGTCAGCGGAACCACCAGCCCCTCCGGCGCGAAGGCGCCCTCCTCGTCCACCGGCAGGGCGCCGACCACACGCACCCCCATTTCCGTCAGCAGCGGGGAGGGCGCCTCCAGCCGGCTGCCGCTGTCGTGGTTGCCGGCGACCACCACGATGTCCAGCGCCGGGCAGCGCGCCTTGGCCTTCGCCAGGAACCGGTAGAACAGGCCGAGCGCCGGGATCGGCGGGTTCTGCCCGTCGAACACATCCCCGGCGATGATCAGTGCATCGACGGCCCGATCCTCAAGCCGGTCGAGAAGCCAATCAAGGAATCGCTCGTGCTCGTGCTCGCGCGCGAAGCCGTGCAGAGTCTGCCCGAGGTGCCAGTCGGCGGTGTGGAGAAGGCGCATGGGGAAAAGCGGGTCCATCGGAAAGGGACCGGCATTCTACGAAAGCGCGGCGGCGAACGCGCCGTGTGAAAAAGGCAGCGGGGAAAAATCGCCGTGGGTCGAAAAAAGTGCTTGCCACCCTCGGGGCACCCCGCATATAAAGCGCCTCCCGACGCGGTGGCCGCCAACGAGGCGCCGACGGGTCGGGAACACAGAGACAATCTGGCCCTGGCGGCCCACTCCTCGAAGGGGTTGGGCGCGGGGTGTTGCGGTTCTCCTGAGGGCCGCGGGATCTTGGATATCGTTGATACCGTGTTGTGAGAAGGGATGCGCAGGCGGCGGTTTTGGCCGTTGGCCGCGGACCGGTTCCGGAGTGGGACTGGCATCGCGGGTCGCTTGAGCATCTCGGTCAAGCAGTAAGAGACGAACAGTTTCGAAAGCTTGGGTTGAGGTCGCTTTGAGCGGCCCTGTCAAGTGGAAGCGGTCCTCGGACCGGTGTCCAGCTTGAACCTGAGAGTTTGATCCTGGCTCAGAACGAACGCTGGCGGCATGCCTAACACATGCAAGTCGAACGAAGGCTTCGGCCTTAGTGGCGCACGGGTGAGTAACACGTGGGAACCTGCCTTATGGTTCGGGATAACGTCTGGAAACGGACGCTAACACCGGATGTGCCCTTCGGGGGAAAGTTTACGCCATGAGAGGGGCCCGCGTCCGATTAGGTAGTTGGTGGGGTAATGGCCCACCAAGCCGACGATCGGTAGCTGGTCTGAGAGGATGATCAGCCACACTGGGACTGAGACACGGCCCAGACTCCTACGGGAGGCAGCAGTGGGGAATATTGGACAATGGGGGCAACCCTGATCCAGCAATGCCGCGTGAGTGATGAAGGCCTTAGGGTTGTAAAGCTCTTTCGCACGCGACGATGATGACGGTAGCGTGAGAAGAAGCCCCGGCTAACTTCGTGCCAGCAGCCGCGGTAATACGAAGGGGGCGAGCGTTGTTCGGAATTACTGGGCGTAAAGGGCGCGTAGGCGGCCCGATCAGTCAGATGTGAAAGCCCCGGGCTCAACCTGGGAACTGCATTTGATACTGTCGGGCTTGAGTTCCGGAGAGGATGGTGGAATTCCCAGTGTAGAGGTGAAATTCGTAGATATTGGGAAGAACACCGGTGGCGAAGGCGGCCATCTGGACGGACACTGACGCTGAGGCGCGAAAGCGTGGGGAGCAAACAGGATTAGATACCCTGGTAGTCCACGCCGTAAACGATGAATGCTAGACGCTGGGGTGCATGCACTTCGGTGTCGCCGCTAACGCATTAAGCATTCCGCCTGGGGAGTACGGCCGCAAGGTTAAAACTCAAAGGAATTGACGGGGGCCCGCACAAGCGGTGGAGCATGTGGTTTAATTCGAAGTAACGCGCAGAACCTTACCAACCCTTGACATGTCCACTACCGGCTCGAGAGATCGGGCTTTCAGTTCGGCTGGGTGGAACACAGGTGCTGCATGGCTGTCGTCAGCTCGTGTCGTGAGATGTTGGGTTAAGTCCCGCAACGAGCGCAACCCCTACCGCCAGTTGCCATCATTCAGTTGGGCACTCTGGTGGAACTGCCGGTGACAAGCCGGAGGAAGGCGGGGATGACGTCAAGTCCTCATGGCCCTTATGGGTTGGGCTACACACGTGCTACAATGGCGGTGACAGTGGGATGCGAAGTCGCAAGATGGAGCCAATCCCCAAAAGCCGTCTCAGTTCGGATTGCACTCTGCAACTCGGGTGCATGAAGTTGGAATCGCTAGTAATCGCGGATCAGCACGCCGCGGTGAATACGTTCCCGGGCCTTGTACACACCGCCCGTCACACCATGGGAGTTGGCTTTACCCGAAGGTGGTGCGCTAACCGGCAACGGAGGCAGCCAACCACGGTCAGGTCAGCGACTGGGGTGAAGTCGTAACAAGGTAGCCGTAGGGGAACCTGCGGCTGGATCACCTCCTTTCTAAGGAAAGCCGGCCCGTCCAATCGGGCCGCGAGCCGACCAAGAAGCCGCCGCCGGCGCATCCCTTCTCACGGATCTCATCGTTGTTGAAGAACAGCGAGGGGCTAGTAGCTCAGTTGGTTAGAGCGCGCGCTTGATAAGCGTGAGGTCGGAGGTTCAAATCCTCCCTGGCCCACCACCCATCAGGCCATCCATTGGTTTGGAAGCGCGCTTGATACCGACATGGGGGCATAGCTCAGTTGGGAGAGCGCCTGCTTTGCAAGCAGGAGGTCGTCGGTTCGATCCCGTCTGCCTCCACCAGTGTTCTGGTGTCGAGGCTTTCAGGTTCCGGCAGAGATCCGTCAGAAGGAAACGCAACACGGAAACGTGAGCTTCGGGCTCCTCATCGCTGAGGGGACTGGAGCGGGATCATGGACAGTGTGAAGACGATTGTTAAGTGACCGAGGACGGACCTCGGGCCGGCTCCTTGACGGGGGTTGGTTCGATGGTCAATGCATCTTGCGGCGTTGTGCGTGCGTCTGGGCTTGCCCCTGCGCGTGGCGCAACCGCTGAGTTTAGGATCAAGCGTCTGAAGGGCATCTGGTGGATGCCTTGGCACTGAGAGGCGATGAAGGACGCAGCACGTTGCGATAAGCCATGGGGAGCCGCGAGCAGGCTTTGATCCGTGGATTTCCGAATGGGGCAACCCACCGCGCAAGCGGTATCCCACGCTGAATCCATAGGCGTGGGAGGCGAACCCGGCGAACTGAAACATCTAAGTAGCCGGAGGAAAGGACATCAACCGAGACTCCGCTAGTAGTGGCGAGCGAACGCGGACCAGGCCAGTCATTCAGTCTACACAACCGGAACCGTCTGGAAAGGCGGGCCAGAGCGGGTGATAGCCCCGTACGGGTAAACCGGACTGAATGCTCGAGTAGGGCGGGGCACGTGAAACCCTGTCCGAACATGGGGGGACCACCCTCCAAGCCTAAGTACTCCTCAGTGACCGATAGTGCACCAGTACCGTGAGGGAAAGGTGAAAAGCACCCCGACGAGGGGAGTGAAACAGTTCCTGAAACCGGATGCCTACAAGCAGTCGGAGCGGCCTTGCGCCGTGACGGCGTACCTTTTGTATAATGGGTCAGCGACTTACAGTAAGCAGCGAGCTTAAGGCGATAGCCGGAGGCGCAGCGAAAGCGAGTCTGAACAGGGCGCTTGAGTTGCTTGCTGTAGACCCGAAACCCGGTGATCTAGCCATGGGCAGGTTGAAGGTGCGGTAACACGCACTGGAGGACCGAACTCACGCCTGTTGAAAAAGTCGGAGATGACCTGTGGCTAGGGGTGAAAGGCCAATCAAACCGGGAAATAGCTGGTTCTCCGCGAAAGCTATTTAGGTAGCGCGTCGGGCGATTGCCCACGGGGGTAGAGCACTGGATGGGCTAGGGGGCCTCGCGGCTTACCAAACCTAACCAAACTCCGAATACCGTGGAGCACAGCCCGGCAGACAGACGGTGGGTGCTAAGGTCCATCGTCGAGAGGGAAACAGCCCAGACCGCCAGCTAAGGTCCCCAAATCACGGCTAAGTGGGAAAGGATGTGGGAAGGCCATGACAACCAGGAGGTTGGCTTAGAAGCAGCCATCCTTTAAAGAAAGCGTAATAGCTCACTGGTCTAGTTAAGCCGGCCTGCGCCGAAAATGTATCGGGGCTCAAGCCGTGTACCGAAGCTGCGGATGTGATCTCTGATCACGTGGTAGCGGAGCGTTCCGTAAGCCTGCGAAGGGTGTCCGTGAGGCCGCCTGGAGGTATCGGAAGTGAGAATGCTGACATGAGTAGCGACAAACAGTGTGAGAAACACTGTCGCCGAAAGTCCAAGGGTTCCTGCGCAAGGTTAATCCACGCAGGGTGAGCCGGCCCCTAAGGCGAGGCCGAAAGGCGTAGTCGATGGGAACCACGTTAATATTCGTGGGCCAGCGGGTGTGTGACGAATGGGAAAGCGTGTCGGGCCTTATCGGATTGGCCCGGCTGGGGACCCGTTCCAGGAAACAGCCCCCGCATCAGACCGTACCCCAAACCGACACAGGTGGACTGGTAGAGTATACCCAGGCGCTTGAGAGAATGGTGTTGAAGGAACTCGGCAAATTGCCCTCGTAACTTCGGAAGAAGAGGGCCCCGTCGCGGCGCAAGCCGGGGCGGGGGGCACAGACCAGGGGGTGGCGACTGTTTACTAAAAACACAGGGCTCTGCGAAGCCGTACAAGGCGACGTATAGGGTCTGACGCCTGCCCGGTGCCGGAAGGTTAAGAGGAGGGGTTCACGCTCCGAATTGAAGCCCCGGTAAACGGCGGCCGTAACTATAACGGTCCTAAGGT
The Azospirillum brasilense genome window above contains:
- a CDS encoding exonuclease SbcCD subunit D → MRLLHTADWHLGQTLHGFAREHEHERFLDWLLDRLEDRAVDALIIAGDVFDGQNPPIPALGLFYRFLAKAKARCPALDIVVVAGNHDSGSRLEAPSPLLTEMGVRVVGALPVDEEGAFAPEGLVVPLTGRDGTVAARCVAVPYLRPADLPPLGEEEIAAGADPLVEGVRRVYADAAEAGRRALRPGEALILTGHCYMRDGALSELSERKILGGNQHALPVDVFPEDAAYVALGHLHRAQAVGRRESVRYSGSPLPLAVDEEPYPHQVVLTDVAEGRLVGVELLRVPRFVAIRRVPGGGRFAAPEDALAALTALELDDKLPREGWPYIEVSVELPAPRPALREEVIAALAGRPARLVKLSLRLTGSGEALAESVPLADLADLAPEDVFLRLYRRHHEGEPEPALLAAFHELVATVQEGA